The genomic stretch CGTGGGGATAAGTTACCCCTTCTTAGGGATCCCGGTATTATGGATAGTGATCGCCGTCACCCTGGCCAATACTGTACTGATATCACTAGCAGCTCTCCTGAGCGATAGGATAAGGGATTTGAGTGGGAAGCTCCCATCAATCCTCTCAGGCGTAATCCTGATAATTTTGGGGATACTAGAGTTCCTGGATCTGGCTTTTGGGATTTGAGTATCAATGGAGAGAGCTCACTGGAAGTGCTGAAGTTATCTGCCCTATCCTAGAGTAATGTTAAGCGATATCTATGAGAATTCCCTTCAAAGCGCAGCTCACTTAGTCTGAGGAGAGTCATGACTGGACATTAAGTGGATTGAGGGAGCTCTGGGATCACAGGCAGCTCTAACTTGATTGCCTGTTTCCTGAGCTTTATATCGTAAGTCGCTAGCGGTACACCTCTATGAAACGCTATTGAGAGGATGACTTTGTCATTAAAGCGGGCAAGGGATAAATTCTCCTCCTCTAATATTGAGATAGCCCATCTGATATCTTCTAAATCCTCTTTAACGATTCTAAATTTCTCACATGTCGTATACTCAAGCAATTTTTCCTTAGCATCTATTAAGCTTATGGAAAGGCCCTTCAGAAGCCAGACATATTCGTATATTGAGATAAGAGGAACGAGCCAGCGATCTAGGTCATCTAGAAGCTTTGATGCACTCTCATGGTAAACAGAGTCCTCGAAAGTATCGTAAACTAGCACATTAGTGTCTATCACTGCCTCCCGCAATCATCTCACCCAGTCCCCTCGCTATTATTCCATCGATCTCCTCTATAGTGAGAGGTCTGCCAGACCTAAGCACTCTTCTTCTTTTTTTAACCCTTTCCATCACTACTTTACTTCCTTCTACACGTACCTCAAGATAATCGCCCACTCTTATCCCTAATGCTTCCCTAACCTCCCTTGGGATGGTTACTTGGAAGCTCCTAGTGACCTTGACTCTCATAGTATTTGAGATCATATACTTTTATTTAAATTTTTCTACTTTAATTTAGCCGGTGTGAGAGGCCCTGAGGAGAGGAATTCCAGGAAGCTAATTGTCTGCCCCTTAACGTTCAAAGGTTCTGCGAATGATATTGAGATATTTTTACACTTAAATAAGGTGGCTATTCTCATCCCATCTATCTTTTTAATTCTTTTCGTCCCGTACCCTCCTAAGCGTCCCTTGCTACTCGGCTCCCGCCTCTCACCTTGGGATTAATCGCTATCTGATTCCGAGGAACCTCACAAGCCGAGGGATGGTATTATATACCGAGGCTGACGTGATAATACAGGGATAGAGGGAGCTAAAGGACTGCACAGTACCGTTATGAGAAAAGAATCGGGGGTGAGTGATTGAAAAGAGTATTGGTTCTATGCACTTCTTGGAGCGGCGATTACTGGGAGAGTAACGATAAGATACCTTATCTCAAGACATCCATGAAACTGATACAGATACAGCACCTGAAAAGTTTGAAAAGTGAGCTGCCACTCGCAGGAATAGGAGTCTACACGAAGGGAAAGGACAGGGACTTCACTAGTCAACCCCCTTGCTTCCTCATAATTAAGGATATAACTGAGAATGAGAGAGGAGAGCTACAATTCGATTTTCAGTACGTTTCAAAAATGCGAGAGATAACTAGCTCAACTTTCTTAGATGAGATGAAAATACAGAGCCTGATCTCCACACTCCCAGGGGGGAAAGTCCTCTCTACTTTAAAGAGATTCGGAATTAAACCACCCGCAGAATGGCAAAAACTACTTGAAGCAAAAACTACACTGATGCCGACGTGGCAGGACTGGATAGGCAAGCGCTTCCAAGAAATCCTGCAGACGATCTCCAATAACGATTATGAGGATAGGATTGCCGAGATATTCAGAGCATTAGGGTTTGAAGTTGAACAATTGGGATATAAAAAAGAAGGTGAATATCCGGATGGAATAGCATATGCTAAAGACTTCGCCATTATATACGACTGTAAGAACAGATCCAATTACTTCCTGACCGCGAGCGATAAGAGAGCGATTATAACCTACATCCAAGATGCGAAGAGGAGGATTAAGGAGCAAAGGGGAATAGAGAGGGTCTATTTTGCTATTATCGCTCACTCTTATGGCGGAGTAGAGAGCATAAACGATATTGAAAAAGAGACGTTTTCAAAGGGTTTTCTGCTTACTAGCGAAGCTATGCTCTACTTACTCTATAAGAAGATCTCAATGGGCCCATCATTCCTCCTAGTAGATTTTGAGAAATTGGCTTCAACTAAGATTGTCACGATAGAGAGTATAGAGAAGATTTACAGTGGAAGGGCCTGATAATTTAAATCAATGTAAATTTCTACAACTTTAAATCTCTGAAGTAACTGTTCTCTCGATCGATCTTAAAAATCTCAGGGTCCACCTTCAGGTAAACTCTCCTCCCTCTTCCTCACTCTCAGAGCACCAGCTACTCTCTCGCCGAGCTTCCTGAAGTCTATGAAAACGAAT from Candidatus Korarchaeum sp. encodes the following:
- a CDS encoding PIN domain-containing protein; amino-acid sequence: MREAVIDTNVLVYDTFEDSVYHESASKLLDDLDRWLVPLISIYEYVWLLKGLSISLIDAKEKLLEYTTCEKFRIVKEDLEDIRWAISILEEENLSLARFNDKVILSIAFHRGVPLATYDIKLRKQAIKLELPVIPELPQST
- a CDS encoding AbrB/MazE/SpoVT family DNA-binding domain-containing protein, whose product is MRVKVTRSFQVTIPREVREALGIRVGDYLEVRVEGSKVVMERVKKRRRVLRSGRPLTIEEIDGIIARGLGEMIAGGSDRH